Below is a genomic region from Staphylococcus carnosus.
ACATTAGAGTGTCTTCCTTTTCTATTTAAAGTAAAAGAGTGGTTATTATACACTCTTATTACGTATTCGTGGAATTCATCTTGTTTTATCTGTGAAGAATAAAATGGGATTTTACTGAATTTAAAGTTTCGTGTTTTCACACCGTCATTACTTACTTCTAATTCAAATAATCTTTGAATAGCTTTAAAACTATTTAAGTTAAATATTATTTTATCCTCTTGTACTTGTCCGATAATAGGTTTTTCTCGGAAATTTTTTAATTTAAATTGTGAATTGGGATCTATATGAGTTGCTTTGATAATCAAATTATTATCTTGTATGACCAAGTTATCGAAGACATTTGTAATGTTTTCTTTTGATATATATAATTCCCAACTAAATGTATAATCTAATTTATAGCTCCATTTTCCAGTTTTTTTATTAACTGTTGTCGCAATATTATTGGCTCCTGGTTCACTTAATACCTTTTCATTATACAAGTCCCCATCTTGATATATTAATTTAATTTTATTTAATGAAGAATGGTTTGTGACTGGTATAATTTCTGTAGGTATTTTGATTTCATATAAATCTTCATCAGTTTTTCTAATTTGTATTTCGGTGTTTTCTTTATCATTATAAATAAAGGCTGAAAGATATTTTTCTTCAATAGCAACTAGAAGTGGAGAAGTAATCTTTGCACTAATGTAAATATTATTATCTTTAAATGCTGCTTCCTTCACTTTAGTTTTTAAAATGTCGCTGTGATTGAAAGTGATTTTTTTAAATAATAATTTTTCAAATACTTATCAGAAGGCTTTGAGTTTGAAATTTTGCCTAATTGCATAGTTTTTACTTTATCAACACTATAATTTAAAACTGTTTTATAATCCTTTTTTTGTATGGCATAGTAAATTGCTTGCTTGCGATAATCACAGTCTAAAATATATCGTTTATCCAGCTTAGTAAGTGCTTTTCTCGTAACTTTAATAAAATCTTTAGTATATGACTTGTTAGTTTCTGTATATTCAGGAAAGAACAGAGGTAAATCAAAAATTATTACTTTCTTTTCGAATTCGTCACACAATTTTTTAGAAGCATGTTTTTTGAGAAATGATAGAGTATTCAAGCATGTATTTACACGATCTTTATAGCTTTGTATATTGAATCGATCTTGAGAAATTGAAACACTCTCTCCAGTTCTGATTCTCCAGACATAAGTCACTGTTGGAATGATGTTAATTTTTTTAGCTAAGCTAAAAGATTTCATTGTAAAATAGATGTCTTCATAAACTATATTTTCTGGGAACACAATTTGGTTTTCTTTTAAGAAAGAAGATTTATATATTTTGTTAGTACTAGTACTATCATAAACTAAAGAAGGTGTTTCAAAGAAATTAGTGTTTATTTTTTCAGTAAAATCTACTTTTTTATGTAAACCTGAACGGCTATATTTGTTATTTTCAAATCTTTCTACGGGTCCTGTTACTACCTCTGCTTCATTAATAAAGGCAGATTCTAATAATGAACTATAAGCATTTTTAGGAACAAAGTCATCGCTGTCTAAAAACGCAATATATTTTCCTTGTGCTAGTTCAATTCCTTTATTACGAGTAGCACCTAGACCGCTATTTTCAAAATGATAAGCTTTAACATTAGAGTGCATTTTACTAAAGTGATTGATAATTTCACCAGAGCCGTCTAAAGATCCATCATTAATTAAAATTATTTCATATAAGTTATCATCTAGATTTTGTTCTAGCAATGATTCTATACAGTCGTGTAGATATCCTTGGACATTATAAACAGGTACAATGATACTTAAAAGTTTTTCTCGCATTTTTATTCATCCTTATTTTACATTTTATTATCAATATAAATACAACTTAATTTAGTTGGTTTGCAACCATTACTTACATTAATCAGTTTGTTAATGCTAATAACACTCGAATTTAAAAATTCACACAATAAAATAACTATATATTGCGTTTACATAATGCTTTGTAATGTTTTGCAAAAGTGAAAGTGATTTATAAATAACTAAGTATGAAATTCGGTTAAGTTGCAATAATCAATATACTAATCCACAATTAATAACAATTAAACAAATAAATAGCGTTTTTGTCAATGTTGCAATTAACGTTTGTTTTCTCAAAAATCATGTACAAAATAAAGAAGAATAATATGAGGTTAAAGAGAGAAATGATATAGAAAAGAAGGAAGTTAAAATTTTGTCTCTATAATGATTATTCAAATTAATTTGATAGTGATTACCCAAAAAGTTTCATTTATAGCGTGGTTTTGATAACTATTAAGCTTTATCTTCTTTTAATTAATGACGAAGTATGTTACATTTTTAATTAAATTTACATATAATTATTGTTGGCTCATCAATATATAGTGCTTCTAGTTTGTCAAGAGCAGTGATATTCAGAGTGTTTTAAAATGCTATTTATATCACGTTTAAAAGGAGGAGAATATGCAGAAAAAAACTGAATTAACATATGCTAGATCTATATTTTGTATTATTATTGTGATTGTTCATGTAATGAATGGATTTATTAATGATATTCATGCAGGAGAGGTTCAAAGGCAACTAATTAAATATTTACAAATCCTTCTTTTGAGTGCAACACCATGTTTCATTATGTTATCAGAGACTTTACTTGGGATGCGATATTCGAAACACTTGCCCAAGAACTTT
It encodes:
- a CDS encoding glycosyltransferase family 2 protein, producing the protein MREKLLSIIVPVYNVQGYLHDCIESLLEQNLDDNLYEIILINDGSLDGSGEIINHFSKMHSNVKAYHFENSGLGATRNKGIELAQGKYIAFLDSDDFVPKNAYSSLLESAFINEAEVVTGPVERFENNKYSRSGLHKKVDFTEKINTNFFETPSLVYDSTSTNKIYKSSFLKENQIVFPENIVYEDIYFTMKSFSLAKKINIIPTVTYVWRIRTGESVSISQDRFNIQSYKDRVNTCLNTLSFLKKHASKKLCDEFEKKVIIFDLPLFFPEYTETNKSYTKDFIKVTRKALTKLDKRYILDCDYRKQAIYYAIQKKDYKTVLNYSVDKVKTMQLGKISNSKPSDKYLKNYYLKKSLSITATF